The Oryzias latipes chromosome 4, ASM223467v1 genome includes a window with the following:
- the aldh9a1 gene encoding aldehyde dehydrogenase family 9 member A1 (The RefSeq protein has 5 substitutions compared to this genomic sequence), protein MSLATLDSMGGASTGSVTVTEQLNFWAGRRVGGRNSEHAEPVFEPATGRVLCQMVPCGAEEVDEAIMSAHAAYVQWSKKSGTERARVMLEAARIIRERREKIAKLEVINNGKSITEALVDIDVAWQCIEYYAGVAGTLAGQHFQLPGGAFAYTRREPLGVCVGIGAWNYPFQIAACKSAPALACGNAMVFKPSPFTPVTAVILAEIYKEAGVPDGLFCVVQGGAETGSLLCNHPKVAKVSFTGSVPTGKKVMEMSAKGVKQVTLELGGKSPLIIFKDCDLENAVKGALMANFLTQGQVCCNGTRVFVHKDILPQFLEEVVKRTKAIAVGDPLLDSTRMGALITKPHLEKVLGFVRQAKKEGGRVLCGGEPFVPSDPKLKGGYFMSPCILDNCRDDMTCVKEEIFGPVMSVLPFDTEEEVIRRANNTTFGLASGVFTRDISRAHRVAASLEAGTCFINNYNISPVEVPFGGYKMSGFGRENGQVTIEYYSQLKTVVVETGDVENYF, encoded by the exons ATGTCGCTGGCTACTCTGGACTCAATGGGCGGAGCCTCCACGGGATCCGTGACGGTGACCGAGCAGCTCAACTTTTGGGCCGGGAGGCGCGTGGGGGGTCGGAACAGCGAGCATGCAGAGCCGGTGTTCGAGCCTGCCACAG GTCGAGTCCTGTGCCAGATGGTGCCCTGTGGAGCCGAGGAGGTGGATGAAGCCATAATGAGCGCTCACGCTGCCTACGTGCAGTGGAGCAAGAAGGCTGGCACGGAGAGGGCCCGGGTCATGCTGGAGGCAGCCCGCATCATCAGG GAACGAAGGGAGAAGATTGCAAAGCTGGAAGTGATCAACAATGGCAAGTCCATCACTGAAGCCCTGGTGGACATCGACGTTTCCTGGCAGTGCATTGAGTACTACGCTGGTTTGGCTGGTACTCTTGCAG GTCAGCACTTCCAGCTGCCTGGGGGGGCCTTTGCTTACACTAGGAGGGAGCCCCTTGGTGTGTGCGTGGGAATTGGTGCGTGGAACTACCCCTTCCAGATTGCAGCATGGAAGTCCGCTCCGGCTCTGGCGTGCG GAAACGCCATGGTGTTCAAGCCGTCTCCCTTTACGCCTGTGACCGCCGTCATACTGGCAGAGATCTACAAAGAGGCGGGGGTCCCTGATGGGCTCTTCTGTGtcgtccagggaggagcagagACGGGCTCACTGCTGTGCAATCACCCGAAGGTTGCCAAAGTCTCCTTCACCGGCAGCGTTCCAACGGGGAAAAAG GTCATGGAGATGTCCGCCAAGGGAGTGAAGCAGGTGACCCTGGAGCTTGGAGGAAAGTCACCGCTGATTATCTTCAAAGACTGTGATCTGGAGAATGCAGTGAAGGGTGCACTCATGGCAAACTTCCTCACACAGGGGCAG GTTTGCTGCAATGGGACCAGAGTGTTTGTGCATAAGGACATCCTGCCACAGTTCCTTGAGGAGGTGGTTAAGAGGACCAAAGCCATCGCCGTAGGTGACCCGCTCCTCGACAGCACCCGCATGGGGGCGCTGATCACCAAGCCCCACCTGGAGAAGGTGCTAGGGTTCGTCAGTCAGGCCAAGAAGGAG GGGGGCCGTGTGCTTTGTGGAGGAGAGCCTTTTGTCCCAAGTGATCCCAAGCTGAAGGGGGGTTACTTCATGTCTCCCTGCATTCTCG ACAACTGCAGAGACGACATGACCTGCGTGAAGGAGGAGATCTTCGGCCCGGTCATGTCTGTCCTGCCGTTCGACACCGAAGAGGAGGTGATCCGGCGGGCCAACAACACCACCTTTGGACTGGCCTCTGGGGTTTTCACCAG AGACATTTCTCGAGCTCATCGTGTGGCTGCAAGTCTGGAGGCGGGGACCTGCTTCATCAACAATTACAACATCAGCCCAGTGGAGGTGCCATTTGGAGGGTATAAGATGTCAG GCTTTGGCAGAGAGAACGGCCAGGTGACCATCGAGTACTACTCCCAGCTGAAGACGGTGGTGGTGGAAACAGGCGATGTGGAAAACTACTTCTAG